From a single Gimesia fumaroli genomic region:
- a CDS encoding amidohydrolase family protein — MNLSRREFSKSMLLAGLGCAAGQWSARSLNAAKPNIKAGTGIIDVHTHIGTYTDPKKNLSPEALISWMDEHQIEKSVVLPLTSPESTKYLQTTESVLAAAKQHPDRLIPFCSVDPRTTHAGSVKALVSMIQAWVDQGAKGFGEHKVGLNFDDPLMMRVYEACQEVSIPLLFHIDNIRGKDVPGLKRLENALKTFPELNFIGHGPGWWASISGGLTPKELGGYPKSKVKPGGAIDDLMSRYPNIYGDLSAGSGANSISRDLAFGTEFLIRRQDRILFGTDYLAPGQAVPQFELFEKLELPDAVLSKIYRENAIKLLKLTA, encoded by the coding sequence ATGAATCTATCACGACGCGAATTTTCGAAATCAATGCTCCTCGCCGGCCTTGGTTGTGCCGCCGGTCAATGGTCTGCCCGTAGCCTCAACGCCGCCAAACCAAACATCAAAGCGGGCACCGGGATCATCGATGTCCACACGCACATCGGCACGTATACTGACCCGAAAAAGAATCTGTCCCCCGAAGCATTAATCAGTTGGATGGACGAACATCAGATCGAGAAATCGGTCGTCTTGCCACTGACTTCACCCGAGTCCACTAAATATCTGCAGACAACCGAATCCGTATTAGCGGCGGCGAAGCAGCATCCCGACCGTTTGATTCCCTTCTGCTCCGTTGATCCACGCACCACGCACGCCGGCTCAGTCAAAGCACTTGTCAGCATGATTCAGGCCTGGGTCGATCAGGGGGCGAAAGGTTTCGGCGAACACAAGGTCGGTCTCAATTTCGACGACCCGCTGATGATGCGCGTTTACGAAGCCTGCCAGGAAGTTAGCATCCCGCTGCTGTTTCATATCGATAACATTCGCGGCAAAGATGTGCCCGGTCTCAAGCGATTAGAGAATGCCTTGAAGACATTCCCCGAACTAAATTTCATCGGCCACGGCCCCGGCTGGTGGGCTTCGATCTCCGGTGGACTCACGCCCAAAGAACTGGGCGGCTATCCCAAATCCAAAGTCAAACCGGGCGGCGCGATTGACGATCTGATGAGCCGCTACCCCAACATCTACGGCGATCTTTCCGCAGGTTCCGGCGCCAATTCGATCTCCCGCGACCTCGCATTCGGCACCGAATTTCTGATTCGACGTCAGGATCGTATTCTGTTTGGCACCGATTATCTTGCTCCCGGACAGGCAGTTCCCCAGTTTGAACTCTTCGAAAAACTCGAACTCCCTGATGCGGTTCTCTCAAAGATTTACCGTGAAAACGCCATTAAACTCCTCAAATTGACGGCATAA
- a CDS encoding sulfatase has translation MIHSLGRSITRVFCLLLLVLCASPMASAAEAKTNVLFLICDDLNCDLGCYGHPQVKSPNIDQLAKQGVRFEHAYCQFPLCGPSRASFMTGMYPDQTLVHRNAIYIREHVPNVQTMSQMFRNNGYFATRVGKIYHYNVPKHIGTGGHDDPYSWNQTFNPRGRDVDDEDKIFSLTPGSFGGTLSWLAADGTDEEQTDGIAADIAVEQLKQFARKKQPFFLAVGLYRPHTPYVAPKNYFEMYPTDQIKVPQIPEGYLETIPKPARQSVTRKKNQIKLPDNLSRQAIQAYYASITFADAQLGKILETLKQTGLDDNTIIVFTSDHGYHMGEHGHWQKTTLFENAARVPMIIAGPGVTAKGQTALSPAEMVDFYPTLAELCALKAPASTSGVSQVPTLKDAATASRESALTQYANGYSIRTPRYRYTEWGDKGEQGVELYDHETDTVEMKNLGNDPATAQLRKRLAHHLHKRIEQANQKPKGVKQVKFENRRRVPR, from the coding sequence ATGATCCACAGCCTCGGTCGATCTATCACGCGTGTATTTTGTTTGTTACTGCTCGTTTTATGCGCATCGCCCATGGCTTCCGCCGCCGAAGCGAAAACCAACGTCCTGTTTCTGATCTGCGATGATTTAAACTGCGATCTCGGCTGCTACGGGCACCCCCAGGTCAAGTCTCCTAATATTGACCAACTGGCAAAGCAGGGGGTTCGCTTTGAACACGCTTACTGTCAGTTTCCGCTCTGTGGGCCGAGCCGGGCTTCCTTCATGACCGGCATGTACCCCGACCAGACGCTCGTGCATCGCAACGCCATTTATATTCGCGAGCATGTGCCCAACGTGCAGACGATGTCGCAGATGTTTCGTAACAACGGCTACTTCGCGACCCGCGTTGGAAAAATTTATCACTACAATGTACCCAAACACATCGGCACCGGCGGACACGATGATCCCTATTCCTGGAATCAAACCTTCAATCCCCGCGGTCGTGATGTCGATGATGAAGACAAAATTTTCAGCCTGACTCCCGGCAGCTTTGGCGGCACACTCAGTTGGCTGGCCGCCGATGGAACCGATGAAGAACAGACCGACGGCATCGCCGCTGACATTGCTGTTGAACAACTCAAACAATTCGCCAGGAAGAAACAACCGTTCTTCCTCGCCGTCGGCCTCTATCGACCGCACACTCCCTATGTGGCGCCCAAAAATTATTTCGAGATGTATCCTACCGACCAGATCAAAGTGCCCCAAATTCCGGAAGGTTATCTGGAGACGATTCCCAAGCCGGCCCGTCAATCAGTCACCCGCAAAAAGAATCAGATCAAACTTCCCGATAATCTGTCTCGGCAGGCCATCCAGGCGTATTACGCTTCGATCACCTTCGCCGATGCCCAACTGGGAAAGATCCTGGAAACGCTCAAACAGACTGGGCTCGACGACAATACGATCATCGTTTTCACCTCTGATCACGGCTATCACATGGGCGAGCACGGTCACTGGCAGAAGACAACGCTCTTTGAAAACGCGGCCCGCGTGCCGATGATTATCGCCGGTCCCGGTGTCACCGCCAAAGGGCAGACGGCGCTCTCGCCTGCAGAAATGGTCGACTTTTATCCTACATTGGCTGAGCTCTGTGCGTTGAAAGCCCCCGCTTCAACTTCCGGCGTCAGTCAGGTTCCCACGCTGAAAGACGCTGCCACCGCGTCCCGCGAATCCGCGTTAACACAGTATGCGAACGGCTATAGCATACGCACGCCGCGCTACCGTTATACAGAATGGGGCGACAAAGGAGAGCAGGGGGTTGAACTCTATGATCATGAAACTGACACGGTAGAAATGAAGAATCTGGGCAATGATCCGGCAACCGCACAGCTCCGCAAACGGTTAGCCCATCATCTGCACAAACGCATTGAACAGGCGAATCAGAAACCCAAAGGGGTCAAGCAGGTCAAATTCGAAAACCGCCGCCGCGTTCCCCGCTAA
- a CDS encoding Ig-like domain-containing protein: MANLHAFLVSRPLSYALLFLFGMVILIEQTQAAGAPDNKLFQLSIEANENDPRHCLFVVTAAEERLWTTLKNADEEQFQRVLSLKRDSQSAAKLPAMLGRYQIKDRRLEFRPAFPLVRGGRYQITFDPAALKVTTNDKLQRLTKTVAIPLPDSKPPRVTAVYPSSKRLPANHLKFYIQFSEPMQQGEIFEYFSLYNKTQKKFVPRPFRHTELWSPDGKRLTLWFHPGRQKVGVNLNVELGAILNEGQEYELRISPKWAALSGHPLGTEVKKTFTAVAMDERQPDFYKWKLNQPTIGTREPLVYEFDESLDYALLLSQLAVADFNGKPVPGKIEVAENETIWRFIPDLPWQAGRYQLAVGTVIEDLAGNSIVRPFAIDLSQQQKPSKSVGEFVTLPFSIK; this comes from the coding sequence ATGGCAAATCTGCACGCGTTTCTTGTGTCGAGACCGCTCTCATATGCGTTGCTGTTCCTGTTTGGAATGGTCATCTTGATAGAACAAACTCAGGCTGCCGGTGCACCGGATAATAAACTGTTTCAACTCTCCATTGAAGCAAATGAAAACGATCCGCGGCATTGTCTGTTCGTGGTGACCGCTGCGGAGGAACGACTCTGGACAACACTCAAAAATGCAGACGAGGAACAGTTCCAGCGGGTACTTTCACTGAAACGGGATTCACAATCCGCTGCGAAGCTGCCGGCGATGCTGGGGCGTTATCAAATCAAAGACCGACGTCTGGAATTCAGACCCGCGTTTCCCCTGGTGCGGGGCGGTCGTTATCAGATCACCTTTGATCCTGCTGCCTTGAAAGTGACAACGAATGACAAGCTGCAACGCTTAACAAAAACGGTTGCCATTCCCCTACCCGATTCCAAGCCGCCGCGTGTCACCGCCGTCTATCCTTCGAGCAAACGTCTGCCCGCGAATCATCTGAAATTCTATATTCAGTTTTCGGAACCGATGCAACAGGGAGAGATTTTCGAATATTTTTCGCTGTATAACAAAACGCAAAAAAAGTTTGTACCCCGCCCGTTTCGACATACGGAACTCTGGTCGCCCGATGGTAAGCGATTAACACTCTGGTTTCATCCCGGTCGGCAGAAAGTGGGTGTGAATCTAAATGTGGAGTTGGGCGCAATTTTGAACGAGGGGCAGGAATACGAATTGCGGATCAGCCCGAAATGGGCCGCGCTGTCGGGACATCCGCTGGGGACAGAGGTGAAAAAAACATTTACCGCGGTCGCCATGGATGAGCGTCAGCCAGATTTCTACAAATGGAAGTTGAATCAACCCACGATCGGAACGCGTGAGCCATTGGTTTATGAATTCGATGAGTCCCTCGATTACGCGCTACTCTTGAGCCAGTTGGCCGTAGCTGATTTCAACGGAAAGCCGGTTCCGGGAAAAATCGAAGTAGCGGAGAACGAAACCATCTGGCGCTTCATCCCCGATTTACCGTGGCAGGCAGGCCGTTATCAACTGGCGGTAGGCACGGTGATTGAAGATCTGGCGGGCAACAGCATTGTGCGGCCTTTTGCCATCGATCTTTCCCAACAACAGAAGCCATCGAAGTCGGTCGGCGAATTCGTGACACTTCCCTTTTCCATCAAATAA
- a CDS encoding DUF1501 domain-containing protein, whose amino-acid sequence MSQPKTFPNNPHGRHHQSGSSFSAFAPGSDLIRSGSRRWFLQMGMAGMAGLTLPELLKQQATAAPQAQINQKVQAKSVIMIWLSGGPSQLDMWDLKPQAPKEIRGPFNPISTSVNGIDICEHMPKQAAMMDKFAIIRSMDATASNHTPTTFQAANPKSRRTNDNRDGGGYPSMGSVAAKFRGPNVPGMPGFVALADSMGADIYGAGHLGHRYEPLDGVKAAGKFGMPAGVTSSRLTDRDALRRQFDQLRKHTELSPELSLQDRYVQEAYDMVLSGNVATAFDVKQEPEKVREKYGSHSFGQKSLLARRLVEAGVTFITMSDAWGHWDHHGDEVKWGGIVKGLKPMLPVLDHGITTLISDLEERGLLDSTLVLVLGEFGRGPVITKTNGRGHWTPVMSMLAAGAGVPGGQVIGATDRRGGEIAERRLGPGDLGATVFKKLGIDPYGHWIKPGGRPTPLVEGPSGPIAELG is encoded by the coding sequence ATGTCCCAACCAAAAACGTTCCCCAATAATCCACATGGAAGACATCACCAGAGTGGAAGTTCCTTCTCTGCCTTCGCCCCCGGTTCCGATCTGATTCGCAGCGGCAGCCGTCGCTGGTTCCTGCAGATGGGCATGGCCGGTATGGCAGGATTGACGTTGCCGGAATTACTCAAGCAACAGGCGACGGCCGCACCGCAGGCACAAATCAATCAAAAAGTTCAAGCGAAGTCGGTCATCATGATCTGGCTCTCAGGCGGACCGAGCCAACTGGATATGTGGGACTTGAAACCACAGGCACCGAAAGAAATTCGTGGCCCGTTTAATCCGATTTCGACCTCCGTGAACGGTATCGATATCTGCGAACACATGCCGAAGCAGGCCGCGATGATGGACAAGTTCGCCATCATTCGTTCGATGGATGCCACCGCCAGCAATCATACGCCAACCACCTTCCAGGCTGCCAACCCCAAATCACGCCGCACCAACGACAACCGAGACGGCGGCGGTTATCCCTCAATGGGTTCGGTCGCTGCCAAATTTCGTGGACCGAATGTTCCTGGTATGCCCGGCTTTGTCGCACTGGCTGACAGCATGGGCGCAGATATTTATGGCGCCGGTCATCTGGGCCATCGCTACGAACCACTCGACGGCGTGAAAGCCGCAGGCAAGTTTGGCATGCCCGCTGGAGTGACTTCCTCCCGTCTGACAGACCGCGACGCACTACGCCGTCAATTCGATCAACTGCGAAAACATACTGAGCTCTCGCCCGAACTCTCCCTGCAGGATCGTTATGTGCAGGAAGCCTACGACATGGTCCTTTCCGGCAATGTCGCCACCGCCTTCGACGTGAAGCAGGAACCGGAAAAGGTCCGCGAAAAATATGGCAGCCATTCGTTCGGGCAAAAATCATTGCTGGCTCGTCGCTTGGTGGAAGCCGGCGTGACCTTCATTACGATGAGCGATGCCTGGGGCCATTGGGATCATCACGGCGATGAAGTGAAATGGGGCGGCATAGTCAAAGGGCTCAAACCGATGCTGCCTGTCCTTGATCACGGCATCACCACCCTGATCAGCGATCTTGAAGAACGGGGTCTGCTCGATTCAACATTGGTCCTGGTCCTCGGCGAATTCGGTCGTGGCCCCGTGATTACCAAAACCAACGGCCGTGGTCACTGGACTCCGGTCATGTCCATGCTGGCTGCAGGTGCTGGCGTACCCGGCGGTCAGGTGATCGGTGCCACTGATCGGCGCGGCGGTGAAATTGCCGAACGTCGGCTCGGCCCCGGAGACCTTGGTGCGACCGTGTTCAAGAAACTGGGCATTGATCCCTACGGCCACTGGATCAAACCGGGCGGACGTCCCACACCACTGGTCGAAGGCCCTTCCGGTCCGATTGCGGAACTCGGTTAA
- a CDS encoding sulfatase: MLRSVFVLFFLCLCLPANYAAEKTNIVFILADDLGWKDLACYGGTLAETPHLDQLASEGMKFTNAYSPAPICSASRAAILTGKTPARLHFEFVTKPTGVDPPFRQLQPPAYTRDLPLKEVTLGEMLQQADYATGFFGKWHVSEHFKGYLGWSPTHGPKQQGFQTAVETFGSHPYAKKFDWKPGDFKPDTFPPDAVTDSAIAFLKQKREEPFFLYLSYFHVHTPVRSPTDWLVEKYRDKAAAGPGDAKRRTHYGAFIETLDHYVGQVLAALDERGLRDSTLIVFTSDNGGHPEYADNGPLRGSKWNLYEAGIRVPFVVRWPKHVQAGSICTKPVSGIDLFPTFCEVAGGNCSQLNLDGKSLVPLCEGKSANWPTRALTWHFPYYHPEKGYKKAKETIGVNDFAVSKTRPVSAIRVGDSKLLQFYESRKRELYDLRSDPGEQHDLSNSQPDRTAHLGAQLKQMLQDMDARYPTDPFTDQPKTN, from the coding sequence ATGTTGCGCTCTGTATTCGTATTATTTTTTCTCTGCTTGTGCTTACCTGCGAATTACGCTGCCGAAAAAACCAACATCGTGTTTATTCTGGCGGATGACCTCGGCTGGAAAGATCTGGCCTGTTATGGAGGCACTCTGGCCGAGACGCCGCACCTGGATCAGCTGGCGTCGGAAGGGATGAAATTTACCAACGCCTATTCCCCGGCCCCGATCTGCTCGGCTTCGCGGGCAGCGATTCTGACGGGAAAAACTCCCGCGCGACTGCATTTTGAATTTGTGACAAAACCCACTGGCGTTGATCCGCCGTTTCGCCAGTTGCAGCCGCCCGCATATACGCGGGATCTGCCTTTAAAAGAAGTGACTCTGGGCGAGATGCTGCAGCAGGCAGACTATGCGACCGGCTTTTTCGGTAAATGGCATGTCAGCGAACATTTTAAAGGTTATCTGGGGTGGAGCCCGACGCACGGCCCTAAACAACAGGGTTTTCAGACGGCCGTCGAAACATTCGGCAGCCATCCCTATGCGAAGAAGTTTGACTGGAAACCCGGTGATTTCAAACCAGACACATTTCCGCCGGACGCGGTGACCGACAGTGCGATTGCCTTTCTGAAACAAAAACGTGAGGAACCGTTTTTTCTGTATCTGTCTTACTTCCACGTGCATACGCCCGTTCGTTCGCCCACGGACTGGTTGGTTGAAAAATACAGAGACAAAGCAGCCGCTGGTCCGGGCGATGCGAAACGCCGCACACATTACGGCGCGTTCATTGAAACGCTGGATCATTACGTCGGTCAGGTTTTAGCGGCGCTGGACGAACGCGGCTTGCGCGATTCCACATTGATTGTTTTCACCTCTGATAACGGCGGCCATCCCGAATACGCAGACAACGGTCCTTTGCGCGGGAGCAAATGGAACTTATATGAAGCAGGCATTCGAGTGCCATTCGTGGTGCGTTGGCCGAAGCACGTTCAGGCTGGAAGCATCTGTACGAAACCGGTGAGTGGCATCGATCTGTTTCCCACGTTTTGCGAAGTGGCAGGCGGAAACTGTTCCCAGCTGAATCTGGACGGCAAAAGCCTGGTACCTTTGTGCGAAGGGAAATCAGCAAACTGGCCCACCCGCGCCCTGACCTGGCATTTCCCCTATTATCATCCCGAAAAGGGCTACAAAAAAGCGAAAGAGACCATCGGCGTGAATGACTTCGCGGTCAGCAAGACACGACCAGTGTCGGCGATTCGCGTGGGGGACTCGAAGCTGCTGCAGTTTTACGAGTCGAGAAAACGAGAGCTCTACGATTTGCGCAGTGATCCGGGGGAACAGCACGACTTGAGCAACAGCCAACCTGATCGCACGGCGCATCTGGGCGCACAACTGAAACAAATGCTGCAGGATATGGACGCGCGGTATCCAACGGACCCATTTACGGATCAGCCCAAAACGAATTAA
- the mntR gene encoding manganese-binding transcriptional regulator MntR → MAKKKPKNQHERTRVDHATEIAEDYVEAIAEIIEEQDVCRVKDLAEYFAVSHVTVNRTVARLQRDGYATTEPYSPVELTSKGAKLAKHSRHRHEIVLSFLVALGVSEEIAATDTEGIEHHVSPETLKVMEAFISKAHR, encoded by the coding sequence ATGGCTAAGAAAAAACCGAAGAATCAGCATGAACGCACGCGTGTGGATCATGCGACGGAAATTGCCGAAGACTATGTCGAAGCTATTGCCGAGATTATCGAAGAGCAAGACGTCTGCCGGGTCAAAGATCTGGCGGAGTATTTTGCCGTCAGTCATGTCACCGTAAATCGCACGGTCGCCCGTTTGCAGCGCGACGGCTATGCGACAACCGAGCCTTATAGCCCCGTTGAATTAACCAGTAAAGGGGCCAAACTGGCAAAACATTCGCGTCACCGCCATGAGATTGTCCTCAGCTTTCTGGTGGCTCTGGGCGTTAGCGAAGAAATCGCTGCCACTGATACCGAAGGCATCGAACATCACGTCAGCCCCGAAACACTGAAGGTAATGGAAGCCTTCATCTCGAAAGCACACCGCTAG
- a CDS encoding PSD1 and planctomycete cytochrome C domain-containing protein has product MVFLNVPSLVFSAEATAKSSAHIIYEDEVLPIFQKHCVKCHSEKNRKAEFDLSSPAGLLKGGESGAGLVAGKPDESLLYEYLHDGAMPPEGSPPLSKQELKTIHQWIQSGLHFKEKPQPTTTAALSQHDVLPILYRRCAMCHGPEYQEGGLDIRSKAKMLKGGEAGTAVIKGKPDKSLLIKYIVEKTCPPKAEISRAGIEPMTAEELTTLKSWIAEGLNEVNESAEINLAQDPLVSKEDRQFWSFQPPQQVTPPTVQHAELVKNPIDAFLLRKLEAQNLSYSPEADKRTLIRRATFALTGLPPTPEEVSAFLDDKSDHAYETLIDRLLESPRYAEKWGRFWLDLAGYADSEGKRSADLIRKYAYRYRDYVIRSFDEDKPYDEFLTEQLAGDELVDYAAPNSATPEVIEKLVATGFLRMAPDGTSANPVNRVSDRMEVISDEIDVLFRSVFGLTMNCARCHSHKYDPIPQRDYYRVMAIFKGAYDEYDWMTPQPFSNQWKRARSRLLTIIPEEEQRAIDKFNAPIEKEIADVESKLKAKKLEKAEKKKLDKQLKALKGKLKTPEMIRALWDRGRPSPTYIYRRGDENQPTRLVEPGPPSAIADGISPYHVEPIKQTTEKTGRRLAFARWLTQPDHPLTSRVIVNRIWKKHFGTGIVKSLDNFGALGTPPSHPELLDWLSVDFVKQGWHFKKLHRLIMTSQAYRQSSAITPEHEKSDPENRLLSRMPLRRLEAEELRDSLIFTAGQLDETRFGTPAAVEVRPDGLVTSKRTEQGWRRSVYVRHRRKEMPTFLEVFDLPQMNPNCTVRQNSTVVSQPLLLVNNKLVHDLADLFAKQVREQAGNNPEKQIETAYQLTFQRSPSPGETELALSSLKLLEQPAEKGEQKDKAAPDGLTEYCHVLLNSAEFLYID; this is encoded by the coding sequence ATGGTCTTTCTCAATGTACCATCACTCGTGTTCTCAGCCGAGGCAACCGCGAAATCTTCTGCTCATATCATCTATGAAGACGAAGTCCTGCCAATTTTTCAAAAGCACTGTGTGAAATGTCACAGCGAGAAAAATCGCAAAGCCGAGTTCGATTTGAGTTCTCCCGCAGGTCTCCTGAAAGGGGGCGAGTCGGGCGCAGGACTGGTCGCAGGCAAGCCGGACGAAAGTCTGCTGTATGAATACCTGCACGATGGTGCGATGCCTCCCGAAGGTTCGCCGCCGTTATCAAAACAGGAACTGAAAACCATTCATCAGTGGATTCAATCCGGTTTACACTTCAAAGAGAAACCACAACCGACAACTACGGCTGCCCTTTCACAACATGATGTGCTGCCGATTCTGTATCGTCGCTGTGCCATGTGTCACGGCCCCGAATACCAGGAAGGGGGCCTTGACATACGTTCGAAAGCCAAGATGCTCAAAGGGGGCGAAGCCGGAACAGCCGTCATTAAGGGTAAACCGGACAAAAGTCTGCTGATCAAATACATTGTCGAAAAAACCTGTCCTCCCAAAGCGGAAATCAGCCGTGCCGGCATTGAACCGATGACAGCCGAAGAGCTGACCACTCTCAAAAGCTGGATTGCAGAGGGGCTCAACGAAGTCAACGAATCCGCGGAAATCAACCTGGCCCAGGACCCGCTGGTTTCCAAAGAAGACCGTCAGTTCTGGTCTTTCCAACCGCCGCAACAGGTGACGCCTCCCACGGTGCAGCATGCGGAGTTAGTCAAAAATCCGATCGATGCCTTTCTGCTCCGAAAACTGGAAGCACAGAATCTTTCCTATTCTCCCGAAGCAGACAAACGCACGCTCATCCGCCGCGCCACGTTCGCGTTAACAGGACTGCCCCCGACACCGGAAGAAGTCAGTGCGTTTCTCGACGATAAGAGTGACCACGCCTATGAAACATTGATTGACCGACTCCTCGAATCTCCCCGTTACGCCGAGAAGTGGGGTCGGTTCTGGCTGGATCTGGCCGGCTATGCCGACTCCGAAGGCAAACGCAGTGCGGACCTGATCCGCAAATACGCTTATCGTTATCGTGATTATGTGATCCGCTCGTTCGACGAGGATAAACCTTACGATGAGTTTCTGACCGAACAACTGGCGGGCGATGAACTCGTCGATTATGCGGCTCCGAACAGTGCCACACCGGAAGTGATCGAAAAACTGGTTGCGACTGGCTTCCTTCGCATGGCCCCGGATGGGACTTCGGCCAATCCGGTGAACCGTGTTTCCGATCGGATGGAAGTTATCTCAGACGAAATCGATGTCCTCTTCCGCAGTGTGTTCGGCTTAACCATGAACTGTGCCCGTTGTCACAGTCACAAATACGATCCGATTCCGCAACGCGATTATTACCGTGTGATGGCCATCTTCAAAGGGGCCTACGACGAATACGACTGGATGACGCCGCAACCGTTTAGCAATCAGTGGAAGCGGGCCCGCAGTCGCTTGTTGACGATCATTCCCGAAGAAGAACAACGGGCCATCGACAAGTTTAACGCGCCAATCGAAAAAGAGATTGCCGACGTTGAATCGAAACTCAAAGCCAAAAAACTGGAGAAGGCAGAAAAGAAAAAACTCGACAAGCAACTGAAAGCATTAAAAGGCAAGTTAAAAACTCCCGAGATGATCCGCGCCTTATGGGATCGCGGCCGTCCTTCACCGACCTACATCTATCGCCGGGGCGATGAAAACCAGCCGACGCGGCTCGTTGAACCGGGGCCGCCGTCTGCGATTGCCGACGGCATTTCACCATACCATGTCGAACCGATCAAACAGACAACCGAAAAAACGGGCCGCCGCCTGGCTTTTGCCCGCTGGCTGACACAGCCCGATCATCCACTGACCTCGCGCGTGATCGTCAATCGGATCTGGAAGAAACATTTCGGCACCGGCATTGTCAAAAGCCTGGATAACTTCGGTGCGCTGGGAACGCCGCCCAGTCATCCGGAACTGCTCGATTGGCTGTCTGTCGATTTTGTGAAGCAGGGCTGGCACTTTAAAAAGCTGCACCGCCTGATCATGACGTCGCAAGCCTATCGGCAGTCGTCGGCGATCACGCCGGAACACGAGAAGTCGGATCCCGAAAACCGGCTTCTCTCTCGAATGCCCCTGCGTCGGCTGGAAGCAGAAGAACTCCGCGACTCGTTGATCTTCACCGCCGGTCAGCTCGATGAAACCCGATTCGGAACACCTGCCGCTGTGGAAGTCCGACCTGATGGCCTCGTTACATCGAAGCGAACCGAACAGGGATGGCGACGGAGCGTGTATGTCCGTCATCGTCGCAAGGAAATGCCCACGTTCCTGGAAGTCTTCGATCTGCCGCAGATGAACCCGAACTGCACGGTGCGTCAAAATTCGACCGTTGTCTCACAACCGTTATTGCTGGTGAATAACAAACTGGTGCATGACCTCGCCGACCTGTTTGCCAAACAGGTGCGGGAACAGGCGGGTAACAATCCGGAAAAACAGATTGAAACCGCCTATCAGCTGACTTTTCAACGCAGCCCTTCCCCTGGCGAGACGGAGCTGGCATTAAGCTCGCTCAAACTGCTGGAGCAGCCTGCTGAGAAGGGCGAGCAGAAAGATAAAGCCGCCCCCGACGGCCTCACCGAATATTGCCACGTTTTATTGAACTCCGCCGAATTTCTTTACATCGATTGA